The genomic interval CGGGTGCTCCTTTGGGATTAATAGAAAAAGCAGTATCCATCCCTGTAATAAAAGCCTGGGAATAATGGCGTTTAAATTTAGTATAATTGCCTGCCAGAAAAAAGCCATAATGCAGCGGCTTATCGTCGTAATTCCCCTGATGAATGGCATACAAACTTTTGCGCTGCCCAACACCCGGCAAACTGAGGAGCAAGGAAAATAAGAATAAAAGTAAGGTTATTTTTTTCCGATGTAGATTGAACTGATGCCGAAAGTGAGCGGTATACATTTTGTTGATTGGAAGCCTGCCTTTTCAAATATATTAAGAAAATCTTTCCCATCCGGAAATGCCTGCACAGATTCCGGAAGATAGTGGTAAGCTGCATTGTCTTTTGAAATAGCTTTACCAACGAAAGGCAATATATGTTTAAAATAAAAATTATATATCTGTTTGAACGGAAATGCAGAGGGTTTTGAAAATTCCAGCACGATACAGGTTCCGCCAGGTTTTAGTACTCGGTTCATGTCGGTAAGTCCTTTGAGCAGATTTTCAAAGTTACGTACCCCAAAAGAAACGATCACAGCATCGAAGTAATTGTTATCAAACAGTAATTTTTCGGAATCGCCGGTGCGTAATTCGATTTTATCGGCCAGTTTCAGTTTTTTGATCTTTTCTCTTCCAATAGACAGCATTCCTTCCGAAATATCCACCCCAATTACTTTTTCTGGTTTGGCAGCCAGGGCTTCTATGGCAAAATCGCCGGTACCGGTAGCAATATCCAGAATCAGCCGGGGTTTTTGTTTTTTAAGTATTCGGATGGCTTTTTTCCGCCAGTAAATATCAATGCCGAGGCTCAATACATGATTCAGCAAATCATATTTGGGGGAGATGGAATCGAACATGGCGGCTACCTGTTCTTTTTTACCTGCCTGCTGCTCTTTATAGGGAAGTACTGTCATGAGTAAATAGATGGAACAAAGGTAAATAAGTTTCTTAGTATTTTCGGTATATATCTTTCACTTTACGGGAAAACACATTATAAAGCCGAATTGTTAGAGTTTTCTTTAGGAATGAATCTTGTACAGGTACATTCCGGTGAAAATGAGTGTTACACATTCACTATCTTGAGTGGTGTATGCAAAAGCTTTCATTTGTCTGATGAACAAAAAAATTATACTTACTTTTCTCTATGTTGTTCTATTCTACTTGAATGGTTTTAGCCAGAATAATATACTAACGCCTGAGAATATTCATCCTCAGGCAAAACAATGGGTAGCAGACGATTTTTTCCTGAGTACTACCGAAGAAACAGCTCCTTTTGGCAATGAAACAGGCCGGAAAGCATTTATGGGATTTAAACAATGGCGAAAAACCCATATTTATGAAAGTCCGGTAAGTTACCTCTCACAATTTATACGCCGCTTACACTATCCTGCCTTCGATCTGGAAACCCTGCATCTGGATAAACTTTCCCAATATATTGCTGCCATGCCTTCCGGCGCAGAGATGCTCACCCAACAGGATAATGCCGTAATTGCCGTAGGTTTTGGCCAGTTGATACTGGAAGGTAAAATAGAGCAAGAACTGCTATTTTTAACACAAATAGCCTTGCACCGAGAAATATTGCCGGTAGTTATTGACCATTTCGAAGCTGATTATCATGCCACCAGGAGAGAGCAACTGACTAAAATGCTGGAGGTTATTTACACAATTTCAAAGAAAGAATAGCTTCCTTCCTGTTTCATGCGTTTAATGTAAAAATCTAATAACTTATTTATATGGAAACCATACCTCAACTGTTAATACCTCTTCTGGCTGAATGGCCAGGAGATATGCCGGGACCGGAAGAGTTTGACGAAGAAGATGACAGCCAGGAAGAATTGCTTCCGGATGATGACGATGATTTTGAAGACAATGAATTGATAGAAGAAGATGAAGACGATTATATAGGGGAGGAAGAAGAGTAAGATTAAATCATCTGGTTTGATAGTTATTGTCAATTTTTGGCATTGAAAGTGCAATTATTATTAGTATATTAGCTATCTGAATAAGTAGTCAAGCATATCCTTTGTAGTATGTATAGGATTATATAGCACTTTGTTGTATAATTACATTATACTTTTGTGTGTCCTAATTTTGCTGAACTTACAAAAGAGCAACCTTCCGAAAACAACCCACCTAATAAATTACTTTCATTATCCATTTATTTTTCCGGCATTTTCTTCCGGTTATATATGAAACAGTTTATTAGTTGTTTGTTATTTTTCTTTTCCACGCCGGCTTTTTTGTATAGCCAGTTTGTTCCAACCTATAAATGGGGTAAGGTACTTCCTGAAGAGATTCAGTTAAAAGTATGCGCCATCGATAGTTCTGCTTCAGCAGTCGTCCTGAGTGATTACGGCAAAGTTATTTTCGGGAATGGGGTAATCTATATAGAACGGCATAAACGCATTAAGATCCTGGATCAGAAAGGATCGGGTGAGGGCAATATTACAATTCCTTATTATACAAAAGACCATTATGAAAAAATTACAGGATTGCAAGCCCATACGATTACAATAGATCAGAATGGTAAAATAGCAACTCATAAAGTAAATGCAGATCAGATCTTTGAAGTTGATCTGGCAAATAAATGGCGGGAAAAAAGATTTACATTTCCTAATGTTGAAGCAGGAGCCATACTGGAATACCGCTATACAACTTTAACTCATAACTATCTTACCTTAGACGGCTGGAATTTTCAGTCTGGTATTCCTACTATCTATAGTGAATTTCATTTTGTTAAACCTACTCGTCTCAATTACCGGATTCTTTTACAAGGTGAGCATCTATCAACAAAATATGAAAATGCATCCACAACAACATGGTCATTAAATAATCTGCCTGCTTTAATAAAAGAATCTTTTATAGCCAATCCGATGGATTATGCGGAAAGGATTTCGTTTCAATTAGATGTATTTAATATATCAGGTAGTGTTCCTGTTTCATTTGAAAACCATTCCAGTTTTTTTTCATAGAAAGAACATGCCGGGAAAATCTTAAAATCAATTCTCGCAGAAAAAGAAACAGATGTGCAAAGGGTTCAAAAAATATATAATTATGTAAGAAATACATTTACCTGGAATGGTAATCATAGTTTTATTTCTTCGCAAAACCTATCTTCTTTGGTAGAAACCAAAAAAGGGAATTCAGCGGATATCAATCTTTACCTGATTACGCTCCTGAAAGAAGCAGGTTTACAGGCCAATCCAATGTTAGTGAGTACCCGGACGCATGGGAAAATATATGCTGCTAAATATCCTTTACTTACCCAGTTTAATCACTTAGCCGCTTTTGTACAGGTAGAGAACGAGTCATTTATTCTGAATGCATCTGACCGTTTTCGCCCGTATACGCTTCTGGATATGAATGACCTGACTGAGAATGCGTATTTGCTCGACCAGAATACGCCCCAATGGATAAAGATGCGTCAGCCTTTGCCTTCAAGGCAATTAACTTCTGCAGAGGTTGATTTATCAGATACCCGTAAACCTGTTTACCGCCTGGCTACCCGTTACGAAGGTTATTTGGCATTAGATCAACGTCAGAAATTCATGGAGGCTGGTAATAAAATACAGCCCAGCCAGATACTAACTACTCCAACACAAGATTTTAAATTAACCCAAACGGAATCTAAAAACATGGATAATCCAGATGAACCTTTACTCATTACTTTGGTTTATCAATCAGATACTTCTTCAGAATCTAAAACAGATATTATATATTTCAACCCTGTTTTGAAAAGTGATATTAGTGAGAATCCATTTAAGAATGCAAACCGAAGCTTACCTGTTGAATTAAATTATCCCGCTACTTACACATATGGGCTTAATGTGAAACTACCGATGGGCTATTCTGTACAGGAATTACCTAAGAATATAATGATTAAGCTCCCCAACACAATGGGCGAATTCCGGTATCAGATTACTCAAAAAGAAGGTATGATTCAGTTATTATCTGTAATTTCCTTTAAAGAAACACTCATTCCTGCTGAGTATTATCATCATTTACGGGAATTTTACGATCATATTATTGCTAAACACCAGGAGCCTATCGTATTTGTAAAACAAAAATAGGCTTGTCCTGATCTCATTATAGAGATGGAAAATATGCCTTTATCATGGTGGGAGAATTTTTTGCTGATTTATAAATGCCAGGCGACAC from Rhodocytophaga rosea carries:
- a CDS encoding DUF3857 domain-containing protein, translated to MKQFISCLLFFFSTPAFLYSQFVPTYKWGKVLPEEIQLKVCAIDSSASAVVLSDYGKVIFGNGVIYIERHKRIKILDQKGSGEGNITIPYYTKDHYEKITGLQAHTITIDQNGKIATHKVNADQIFEVDLANKWREKRFTFPNVEAGAILEYRYTTLTHNYLTLDGWNFQSGIPTIYSEFHFVKPTRLNYRILLQGEHLSTKYENASTTTWSLNNLPALIKESFIANPMDYAERISFQLDVFNISGSVPVSFENHSSFFS
- the ubiE gene encoding bifunctional demethylmenaquinone methyltransferase/2-methoxy-6-polyprenyl-1,4-benzoquinol methylase UbiE yields the protein MTVLPYKEQQAGKKEQVAAMFDSISPKYDLLNHVLSLGIDIYWRKKAIRILKKQKPRLILDIATGTGDFAIEALAAKPEKVIGVDISEGMLSIGREKIKKLKLADKIELRTGDSEKLLFDNNYFDAVIVSFGVRNFENLLKGLTDMNRVLKPGGTCIVLEFSKPSAFPFKQIYNFYFKHILPFVGKAISKDNAAYHYLPESVQAFPDGKDFLNIFEKAGFQSTKCIPLTFGISSIYIGKK
- a CDS encoding transglutaminase domain-containing protein, with amino-acid sequence MQRVQKIYNYVRNTFTWNGNHSFISSQNLSSLVETKKGNSADINLYLITLLKEAGLQANPMLVSTRTHGKIYAAKYPLLTQFNHLAAFVQVENESFILNASDRFRPYTLLDMNDLTENAYLLDQNTPQWIKMRQPLPSRQLTSAEVDLSDTRKPVYRLATRYEGYLALDQRQKFMEAGNKIQPSQILTTPTQDFKLTQTESKNMDNPDEPLLITLVYQSDTSSESKTDIIYFNPVLKSDISENPFKNANRSLPVELNYPATYTYGLNVKLPMGYSVQELPKNIMIKLPNTMGEFRYQITQKEGMIQLLSVISFKETLIPAEYYHHLREFYDHIIAKHQEPIVFVKQK